One Flavobacterium sp. 90 DNA segment encodes these proteins:
- the ilvN gene encoding acetolactate synthase small subunit, which yields MKKQYTLTVYTEDQIGLINKIAIMFLRKKINLKSLNISSCEIDKMYRFTIVVNETLEIVKNLTLQIEKIIDVFRCYYNTEHEIIYTQAALYKVSTEMIMKEEKINHLMKQYNARFTIIEKDYTVFEIMGQENEIDNLTEALNRLGLVEFIKSSTIALMKSGEGFGKELLEIEKNNQYNQQ from the coding sequence ATGAAAAAGCAATACACATTAACAGTTTACACGGAAGATCAAATCGGTCTCATCAATAAAATAGCCATAATGTTTTTGAGGAAGAAGATTAATTTGAAAAGTCTCAATATTTCATCATGCGAAATTGACAAAATGTACCGCTTTACCATTGTAGTGAACGAAACATTAGAAATTGTAAAAAACTTAACGCTTCAAATAGAAAAAATTATTGATGTTTTTAGATGCTACTATAATACAGAACATGAAATCATATATACTCAGGCAGCGTTGTATAAAGTATCAACCGAAATGATTATGAAAGAAGAAAAAATTAATCATTTAATGAAACAATATAATGCCAGATTTACTATAATTGAAAAGGATTATACTGTATTTGAAATTATGGGGCAAGAAAATGAAATTGATAATTTAACAGAGGCATTAAATAGATTGGGGCTTGTTGAATTTATAAAAAGTTCTACAATTGCCCTTATGAAATCCGGTGAAGGATTTGGGAAAGAATTATTGGAAATTGAAAAAAATAATCAATACAATCAACAATAA
- a CDS encoding DUF6122 family protein yields the protein MDIEILRLLQNIFHYSLHFLAPGLIAFVFFKPHWKRAWLIMAATMLIDLDHLFATPIFDPTRCSVGFHPLHSYYAICLYILMLLFPKTRIIAVGLLFHIITDWQDCYWSNMILLAK from the coding sequence ATGGATATTGAAATTTTACGATTATTACAAAATATTTTTCATTACAGCCTGCATTTTTTAGCACCCGGACTAATTGCATTTGTTTTTTTTAAACCACACTGGAAACGTGCCTGGCTTATAATGGCTGCTACAATGTTGATCGATCTGGATCATCTGTTTGCTACGCCGATTTTTGACCCGACCCGATGCAGCGTTGGGTTTCATCCTCTGCATTCCTACTATGCCATATGTCTTTATATTTTAATGCTGCTATTTCCAAAAACAAGAATAATTGCTGTTGGACTGCTTTTTCATATTATAACTGACTGGCAGGATTGTTATTGGTCAAATATGATACTTCTGGCAAAATAA